Proteins from one Lacrimispora sphenoides genomic window:
- a CDS encoding (2Fe-2S)-binding protein, with protein sequence MEAINFLLNGEETAYDGSAADRLLDVLRDAFRMTSVKCGCKEGECGACSVLMNGILVNSCCVAMGAAEGASIVTLEGFRETERFTVLNKAFSATSAVQCGFCIPGMVMATEALLSKIPNPTDSQIREGLSGNLCRCTGYNAIVNAIHIAAKEGNGLW encoded by the coding sequence ATGGAAGCAATCAATTTTCTGTTAAATGGAGAGGAAACTGCTTATGACGGAAGCGCGGCAGACCGTCTTCTGGATGTTTTAAGAGATGCCTTCCGTATGACCAGTGTTAAATGCGGATGCAAAGAAGGAGAATGCGGCGCCTGTTCCGTCCTGATGAACGGAATTCTGGTAAACTCCTGCTGTGTTGCTATGGGAGCTGCAGAAGGTGCCAGCATTGTCACTCTGGAAGGATTTCGGGAAACAGAACGGTTTACCGTATTAAATAAAGCCTTTTCTGCTACGTCGGCGGTTCAGTGCGGTTTTTGTATTCCGGGAATGGTAATGGCAACCGAAGCTCTTTTGAGCAAGATCCCCAATCCCACAGACAGTCAGATAAGGGAAGGACTATCCGGCAACTTATGCCGCTGCACCGGATACAACGCCATTGTAAATGCAATTCATATCGCCGCAAAGGAGGGAAATGGATTATGGTAA
- a CDS encoding FAD binding domain-containing protein: MVNGYRPASLQEALEIKKTTDAVPYAGGTDLMVENRKEVSYLFLNGLDELRHIREEGDYISIGSCVTFTEALESDLIHPLMKEAVAQIAAPAIRNTGTFGGNIGNGSAKADSVLILFVCGAKIRLASVHGQRTVNMEDFYLGRKKLDLKPEELIVEILLPKRGLDNYYYKKVGGRNALAISRVSFAGLLTVENGRIQGMAAAFGAVSDTVLRFQDLEAKLSGKTLEEASELKEELLSAYGERLVLTRGRVSAEYRKAVCMNLLKDFLEEKGI; encoded by the coding sequence ATGGTAAATGGATACAGACCGGCTTCCTTACAGGAAGCATTGGAGATAAAGAAAACTACCGATGCCGTTCCCTATGCAGGCGGCACAGACCTTATGGTGGAAAACAGAAAAGAAGTCTCCTATCTTTTCTTAAACGGATTGGATGAATTAAGGCATATCCGGGAGGAAGGGGATTATATTTCCATCGGTTCTTGCGTTACCTTTACAGAGGCGCTGGAATCCGACCTGATTCACCCGCTTATGAAAGAGGCTGTTGCACAAATTGCTGCACCTGCAATCCGGAACACGGGAACCTTTGGCGGCAATATCGGAAACGGATCTGCCAAGGCCGATTCCGTGCTGATTCTTTTTGTCTGCGGCGCAAAAATACGTCTAGCCTCTGTCCACGGTCAGCGGACCGTAAACATGGAAGACTTTTATCTGGGAAGAAAAAAACTGGACTTGAAGCCAGAGGAACTGATTGTAGAGATACTCCTCCCAAAACGGGGCCTGGATAACTATTATTATAAAAAAGTCGGCGGACGAAACGCTCTTGCCATTTCCCGTGTTTCATTCGCAGGTCTTCTGACTGTAGAAAATGGACGGATCCAAGGGATGGCCGCCGCATTTGGGGCTGTGTCCGATACGGTTCTCCGTTTTCAGGATTTAGAAGCCAAACTATCTGGAAAAACCCTCGAAGAGGCCAGCGAATTAAAAGAAGAGCTGCTGTCTGCTTACGGGGAGCGCCTGGTATTGACCAGAGGCCGGGTATCTGCTGAATACCGAAAAGCAGTCTGTATGAATCTGCTTAAAGATTTCTTAGAAGAAAAAGGCATTTAG
- a CDS encoding xanthine dehydrogenase family protein molybdopterin-binding subunit yields the protein MENISQPVVKKDHEAKMAGRSVYVGDYENDGVLVGKMLRSKLARAKLSAVNIPPLPDGYFYVDKFDVPGDNHVNIVMDDTPVYARETVEYIGEPIGMVVGPEEAVVDRILTEIQVSYEELEPVLDLGNADTVFFDYEYGKGNMEKAFAEADKIYEEEFATGYQDQTYLETQGMMAEPENNGKMFIHGSLQCAYYVHGAVMRALGCGPDQVHIKQDVTGGGFGGKEAFPSILGCQVAVAAKKAGAPVRCIFDRREDLEFTSKRHPSLCRYKVAVRDGKVTAMDIDVKFNSGAYTTLSAVVLQRGIICSNGIYNIENLHVRGRALKTNTTPTGAYRGFGAPQTFFAVEMMMDHIAMDLGIDSLEFKEKHIVKQGDSTSTSGKYHFPVPIPSMIEEIDQACDYRRKRREYAKPQTGRYRRGIGISMHFHGAGFTGSGERDIIKAVCRLHKYPDGTVEILASNGEIGQGLRTTFPKIVARELNLPLDMVYYDHPDTARVPDSGPTVASRSLMVVGELLRRCAIKLRSQWKDGEDQLVEERFKEPDFVIPFYLDKFQGDAYPTYAWGVNAAEVEVDTYTGLAKILGAYGNFDVGTPIDYNIVMGQMEGGFLQGIGYASTEYMDYDQKGRIRNNSFSDYLIPTSADVTNLTCMLHVEKYPDGPYGAKGAGELPLVGIPAAYVEAVEQALGLGIKLNHAPFTAEDTMKVIMKEGL from the coding sequence ATGGAAAACATCAGTCAGCCAGTAGTTAAAAAAGACCATGAGGCAAAGATGGCGGGCCGCTCTGTTTATGTAGGCGATTATGAAAATGACGGGGTTCTGGTAGGTAAAATGCTTCGTTCCAAGCTAGCCCGTGCAAAGCTTTCCGCCGTGAACATCCCACCGCTTCCTGACGGCTATTTTTACGTTGATAAGTTTGATGTTCCCGGTGACAATCATGTAAACATCGTCATGGATGATACGCCTGTTTATGCCCGGGAAACGGTAGAATACATCGGAGAGCCCATTGGAATGGTAGTGGGTCCGGAAGAAGCGGTGGTAGACCGTATTCTGACTGAGATCCAGGTTTCCTATGAAGAACTGGAACCTGTTCTGGACCTTGGCAATGCGGATACCGTATTCTTTGACTACGAATATGGCAAAGGGAATATGGAGAAGGCCTTTGCTGAAGCTGATAAGATCTATGAAGAAGAATTTGCCACCGGTTATCAGGACCAGACCTATCTGGAAACCCAGGGAATGATGGCGGAACCTGAAAATAATGGAAAAATGTTCATCCACGGCTCTCTCCAATGCGCCTATTACGTACACGGAGCCGTTATGCGGGCTCTTGGCTGCGGACCGGATCAGGTACATATCAAACAGGATGTGACCGGAGGAGGCTTCGGCGGAAAAGAGGCATTTCCGTCAATCCTGGGTTGTCAGGTGGCTGTTGCTGCCAAAAAGGCCGGCGCTCCCGTCCGCTGCATCTTTGACCGCCGTGAAGATTTAGAGTTTACCTCCAAACGCCACCCCTCCCTCTGCAGATATAAAGTTGCCGTCAGGGATGGCAAAGTAACCGCCATGGACATAGATGTAAAATTCAACAGCGGCGCTTACACCACCCTGTCTGCCGTGGTTCTTCAACGGGGCATTATCTGCTCAAACGGAATCTATAACATTGAGAATCTCCACGTAAGAGGAAGAGCCTTAAAAACTAATACCACTCCCACAGGAGCCTACCGGGGGTTCGGCGCCCCTCAGACATTTTTTGCAGTTGAAATGATGATGGACCACATTGCAATGGATCTTGGAATCGATAGTCTGGAATTTAAGGAAAAACACATTGTAAAACAAGGGGATTCCACTTCCACTTCTGGAAAATACCATTTTCCTGTACCCATTCCTTCCATGATCGAAGAAATCGACCAGGCATGTGATTACCGCAGAAAGCGCCGGGAATACGCAAAGCCTCAGACCGGACGATACCGCAGGGGAATCGGAATTTCCATGCATTTTCACGGGGCCGGGTTTACCGGCTCCGGGGAACGGGACATTATCAAAGCCGTATGCAGACTTCACAAATATCCTGACGGCACGGTGGAGATCCTGGCTTCCAACGGAGAAATCGGTCAGGGGCTGCGTACCACGTTTCCTAAAATCGTTGCCAGGGAACTAAACCTTCCTCTTGATATGGTTTATTACGATCATCCGGATACGGCCCGGGTTCCGGACTCCGGCCCTACCGTTGCCTCCCGTTCCCTTATGGTAGTGGGGGAACTCCTCCGCCGCTGTGCCATTAAGCTGCGCTCACAATGGAAGGACGGAGAAGATCAATTGGTGGAAGAACGGTTTAAAGAACCTGATTTTGTCATTCCCTTCTACCTGGATAAATTCCAGGGTGATGCTTATCCTACCTATGCCTGGGGTGTCAACGCCGCGGAAGTAGAGGTGGATACCTACACAGGGCTGGCGAAAATCCTTGGAGCTTACGGCAATTTTGACGTAGGCACTCCCATTGACTACAACATTGTCATGGGACAGATGGAAGGCGGATTCCTTCAGGGGATCGGCTATGCTTCCACCGAATATATGGATTACGACCAGAAAGGAAGAATCCGAAACAATTCCTTCTCTGACTATTTAATACCCACTTCTGCCGATGTGACGAACTTAACATGTATGCTGCATGTGGAAAAATACCCTGACGGACCTTATGGGGCCAAAGGAGCCGGAGAACTGCCTCTGGTAGGGATTCCTGCCGCTTATGTGGAAGCTGTGGAACAGGCCCTGGGGCTTGGAATCAAGCTGAATCACGCCCCATTTACAGCAGAGGATACCATGAAAGTGATTATGAAGGAGGGGTTATAA